Proteins encoded together in one Macadamia integrifolia cultivar HAES 741 chromosome 8, SCU_Mint_v3, whole genome shotgun sequence window:
- the LOC122085452 gene encoding carnosine N-methyltransferase-like isoform X4, translated as MYHDCRCISVNSYFILNMLQAFEPPLDMSQDTDICEHEHLEDVCADHIPCEVRDFCSCQSASTSGRTCFLEADQASCGIGSNLICNLQKERTVSEEVQVQNFCGSANGNLSLNSDYSGQSEKAGCDDVKVVSNDMEVNLVYDSDRTVSLSAHDWLDPSLQLKVPLVDVDKVRCIIRNIVRDWAPEGQRERDQCYKPILEELDRLFPDRCKDRPPSCLVPGAGLGRLALDISCIDFISQGNEFSYYMMICSSFILNHTQTAGEWTIYPWIHSNCNSLSDNDQLRPVSFPDIHPASAGITEGFSMCGGDFVEVYSDPSQDGAWDAVVTCFFLDTAHNIVEYIEIISRILKEGGVWINLGPLLYHFADMYGPQDEMSIELSLEDVKRVAFHYGFLLEKEKTIETTYTANLRSMMQNRYSAAFWTMTKRQVKS; from the exons ATGTATCACGATTGTAG GTGTATTTCTGTAAATTCATATTTCATCTTGAACATGCTTCAG GCATTTGAGCCGCCACTTGACATGAGCCAAGACACAGATATCTGTGAACATGAACATCTGGAGGATGTCTGTGCAGATCATATTCCGTGTGAAGTTCGGGACTTTTGCTCTTGTCAGTCTGCATCAACTAGTGGAAGAACATGTTTTCTTGAAGCCGATCAAGCCAGTTGTGGGATAGGGAGCAACCTGATCTGCAATTTACAAAAAGAGAGGACCGTTAGCGAG GAGGTGCAGGTCCAGAATTTCTGTGGATCTGCCAATGGAAACTTGTCTTTAAACTCAGATTACAGCGGACAGTCTGAAAAAGCTGGTTGTGATGATGTTAAGGTTGTCAGCAATGATATGGAAGTTAATTTAGTTTATGATTCCGACAGAACT GTAAGCTTATCCGCACATGACTGGTTGGATCCTTCATTACAGTTAAAAGTTCCATTGGTCGATGTTGATAAG GTCCGATGTATCATAAGAAACATTGTTAGAGACTGGGCACCAGAG gGGCAAAGAGAGCGTGATCAATGCTATAAGCCTATTCTTGAAGAGCTTGATCGCTTATTCCCTGACAGATGCAAGGACAG GCCTCCTAGCTGTTTAGTTCCTGGTGCTGGACTTGGAAGGCTGGCTTTGGACATTTCATGCATTG ATTTCATAAGCCAAGGAAATGAATTCTCGTACTACATGATGATCTGCTCAAGTTTCATTCTTAACCA TACTCAGACAGCTGGGGAGTGGACCATATATCCTTGGATCCACAGCAATTGCAATTCTCTTTCAGATAATGACCAACTTCGGCCTGTTTCATTTCCTGATATCCATCCAGCTAG TGCAGGAATTACCGAAGGCTTCTCCATGTGTGGCGGTGACTTTGTTGAAGTCTACAGTGACCCAAGCCAAGACG GAGCTTGGGATGCGGTGGTGACTTGTTTCTTCCTTGATACGGCACACAATATTGTCGAATACATTGAGATTATATCAAGGATACTCAAAGAAGGAGGA GTATGGATAAATTTGGGGCCCCTACTTTATCACTTTGCAGATATGTATGGGCCGCAGGAT GAGATGTCCATAGAACTCAGTTTGGAAGATGTGAAGAGGGTTGCATTCCATTATGGATTTCTGTTGGAG aaagagaagactattgaaacAACTTATACTGCGAATCTTCGATCTATGATGCAA AACCGATACTCTGCTGCATTTTGGACAATGACAAAGAGACAAGTCAAATCATAA
- the LOC122085452 gene encoding carnosine N-methyltransferase-like isoform X3: MSSGGELQHSKLEEALEVKSLRRIVSAYLNYSDAADEDVRRYERSYKKLPPAHKALLSHFPLKCQRLRRCISVNSYFILNMLQAFEPPLDMSQDTDICEHEHLEDVCADHIPCEVRDFCSCQSASTSGRTCFLEADQASCGIGSNLICNLQKERTVSEEVQVQNFCGSANGNLSLNSDYSGQSEKAGCDDVKVVSNDMEVNLVYDSDRTVSLSAHDWLDPSLQLKVPLVDVDKVRCIIRNIVRDWAPEGQRERDQCYKPILEELDRLFPDRCKDRPPSCLVPGAGLGRLALDISCIDFISQGNEFSYYMMICSSFILNHTQTAGEWTIYPWIHSNCNSLSDNDQLRPVSFPDIHPASAGITEGFSMCGGDFVEVYSDPSQDGAWDAVVTCFFLDTAHNIVEYIEIISRILKEGGVWINLGPLLYHFADMYGPQDEMSIELSLEDVKRVAFHYGFLLEKEKTIETTYTANLRSMMQNRYSAAFWTMTKRQVKS, encoded by the exons CTATTCCGACGCTGCAGACGAGGATGTTAGAAGATATGAGAGATCCTATAAAAAGCTTCCACCTGCCCACAAG GCTCTTCTATCCCATTTCCCTTTAAAATGTCAGAGGCTTAGACG GTGTATTTCTGTAAATTCATATTTCATCTTGAACATGCTTCAG GCATTTGAGCCGCCACTTGACATGAGCCAAGACACAGATATCTGTGAACATGAACATCTGGAGGATGTCTGTGCAGATCATATTCCGTGTGAAGTTCGGGACTTTTGCTCTTGTCAGTCTGCATCAACTAGTGGAAGAACATGTTTTCTTGAAGCCGATCAAGCCAGTTGTGGGATAGGGAGCAACCTGATCTGCAATTTACAAAAAGAGAGGACCGTTAGCGAG GAGGTGCAGGTCCAGAATTTCTGTGGATCTGCCAATGGAAACTTGTCTTTAAACTCAGATTACAGCGGACAGTCTGAAAAAGCTGGTTGTGATGATGTTAAGGTTGTCAGCAATGATATGGAAGTTAATTTAGTTTATGATTCCGACAGAACT GTAAGCTTATCCGCACATGACTGGTTGGATCCTTCATTACAGTTAAAAGTTCCATTGGTCGATGTTGATAAG GTCCGATGTATCATAAGAAACATTGTTAGAGACTGGGCACCAGAG gGGCAAAGAGAGCGTGATCAATGCTATAAGCCTATTCTTGAAGAGCTTGATCGCTTATTCCCTGACAGATGCAAGGACAG GCCTCCTAGCTGTTTAGTTCCTGGTGCTGGACTTGGAAGGCTGGCTTTGGACATTTCATGCATTG ATTTCATAAGCCAAGGAAATGAATTCTCGTACTACATGATGATCTGCTCAAGTTTCATTCTTAACCA TACTCAGACAGCTGGGGAGTGGACCATATATCCTTGGATCCACAGCAATTGCAATTCTCTTTCAGATAATGACCAACTTCGGCCTGTTTCATTTCCTGATATCCATCCAGCTAG TGCAGGAATTACCGAAGGCTTCTCCATGTGTGGCGGTGACTTTGTTGAAGTCTACAGTGACCCAAGCCAAGACG GAGCTTGGGATGCGGTGGTGACTTGTTTCTTCCTTGATACGGCACACAATATTGTCGAATACATTGAGATTATATCAAGGATACTCAAAGAAGGAGGA GTATGGATAAATTTGGGGCCCCTACTTTATCACTTTGCAGATATGTATGGGCCGCAGGAT GAGATGTCCATAGAACTCAGTTTGGAAGATGTGAAGAGGGTTGCATTCCATTATGGATTTCTGTTGGAG aaagagaagactattgaaacAACTTATACTGCGAATCTTCGATCTATGATGCAA AACCGATACTCTGCTGCATTTTGGACAATGACAAAGAGACAAGTCAAATCATAA
- the LOC122085452 gene encoding carnosine N-methyltransferase-like isoform X5 has protein sequence MLQAFEPPLDMSQDTDICEHEHLEDVCADHIPCEVRDFCSCQSASTSGRTCFLEADQASCGIGSNLICNLQKERTVSEEVQVQNFCGSANGNLSLNSDYSGQSEKAGCDDVKVVSNDMEVNLVYDSDRTVSLSAHDWLDPSLQLKVPLVDVDKVRCIIRNIVRDWAPEGQRERDQCYKPILEELDRLFPDRCKDRPPSCLVPGAGLGRLALDISCIDFISQGNEFSYYMMICSSFILNHTQTAGEWTIYPWIHSNCNSLSDNDQLRPVSFPDIHPASAGITEGFSMCGGDFVEVYSDPSQDGAWDAVVTCFFLDTAHNIVEYIEIISRILKEGGVWINLGPLLYHFADMYGPQDEMSIELSLEDVKRVAFHYGFLLEKEKTIETTYTANLRSMMQNRYSAAFWTMTKRQVKS, from the exons ATGCTTCAG GCATTTGAGCCGCCACTTGACATGAGCCAAGACACAGATATCTGTGAACATGAACATCTGGAGGATGTCTGTGCAGATCATATTCCGTGTGAAGTTCGGGACTTTTGCTCTTGTCAGTCTGCATCAACTAGTGGAAGAACATGTTTTCTTGAAGCCGATCAAGCCAGTTGTGGGATAGGGAGCAACCTGATCTGCAATTTACAAAAAGAGAGGACCGTTAGCGAG GAGGTGCAGGTCCAGAATTTCTGTGGATCTGCCAATGGAAACTTGTCTTTAAACTCAGATTACAGCGGACAGTCTGAAAAAGCTGGTTGTGATGATGTTAAGGTTGTCAGCAATGATATGGAAGTTAATTTAGTTTATGATTCCGACAGAACT GTAAGCTTATCCGCACATGACTGGTTGGATCCTTCATTACAGTTAAAAGTTCCATTGGTCGATGTTGATAAG GTCCGATGTATCATAAGAAACATTGTTAGAGACTGGGCACCAGAG gGGCAAAGAGAGCGTGATCAATGCTATAAGCCTATTCTTGAAGAGCTTGATCGCTTATTCCCTGACAGATGCAAGGACAG GCCTCCTAGCTGTTTAGTTCCTGGTGCTGGACTTGGAAGGCTGGCTTTGGACATTTCATGCATTG ATTTCATAAGCCAAGGAAATGAATTCTCGTACTACATGATGATCTGCTCAAGTTTCATTCTTAACCA TACTCAGACAGCTGGGGAGTGGACCATATATCCTTGGATCCACAGCAATTGCAATTCTCTTTCAGATAATGACCAACTTCGGCCTGTTTCATTTCCTGATATCCATCCAGCTAG TGCAGGAATTACCGAAGGCTTCTCCATGTGTGGCGGTGACTTTGTTGAAGTCTACAGTGACCCAAGCCAAGACG GAGCTTGGGATGCGGTGGTGACTTGTTTCTTCCTTGATACGGCACACAATATTGTCGAATACATTGAGATTATATCAAGGATACTCAAAGAAGGAGGA GTATGGATAAATTTGGGGCCCCTACTTTATCACTTTGCAGATATGTATGGGCCGCAGGAT GAGATGTCCATAGAACTCAGTTTGGAAGATGTGAAGAGGGTTGCATTCCATTATGGATTTCTGTTGGAG aaagagaagactattgaaacAACTTATACTGCGAATCTTCGATCTATGATGCAA AACCGATACTCTGCTGCATTTTGGACAATGACAAAGAGACAAGTCAAATCATAA